One Natrinema marinum genomic window carries:
- a CDS encoding extracellular solute-binding protein has translation MGRDSTGPPDRPHRGRRSFLKAASVSTAAGAVAVTGCLGRGRSPGTVVMTAASDIAGIMHSDGDEPSIQQALWDAGLDEDIRVEVQTVVSSSAQRMQTTQSALEAGRAPPDIHMMDSGWTVPFVLREQTVNLTERFPDDTLQYVNDNYLEAILETARHPQTGDLHALPLFPDLGFTLFRRDLIEEAGYDTSGWGTNPPRWEEFANAVRDARDQAGLDYGLTTQAAAYEGLSCCTFNEVMTTWGGAYYGGVDNLFTAGDRPITVDGERVIDAIRMMRAFIEGEAENTLDQYPQICPSAIVQWTEQQSLAPFSAGNAVSNRNWSYAIAETGTEEAFGENLGVMTRPYAVSRQEAQYQDVGGTAAALGGWNLAVSPFSNREEEALQVLEAFANEEVMLTVFRLGGFLPPNLDLVAEADPSDVGPVARYADVVQSASETAIPRPATDLWPEQSALIFQAVNSAYRGAQTPEAAMNDLAQELEQSEAEVQDGN, from the coding sequence ATGGGACGCGATTCCACCGGCCCACCCGATCGACCCCATCGAGGGCGTCGATCGTTTTTGAAAGCCGCGTCAGTATCGACCGCCGCCGGAGCCGTCGCCGTCACCGGCTGTCTCGGTCGGGGTCGGTCTCCGGGAACGGTGGTGATGACCGCCGCCTCGGATATCGCGGGGATAATGCACAGCGATGGCGACGAGCCGTCGATCCAGCAGGCGCTCTGGGACGCCGGCCTCGACGAAGACATCCGCGTCGAGGTCCAGACCGTCGTCAGCAGTTCCGCCCAGCGGATGCAGACCACGCAGTCGGCGCTCGAGGCGGGTCGCGCCCCGCCCGATATCCACATGATGGACAGCGGTTGGACAGTGCCCTTTGTCCTCCGAGAACAGACGGTCAACCTGACCGAACGTTTCCCGGACGATACCCTCCAGTACGTCAACGACAACTATCTCGAGGCGATCCTCGAGACGGCGCGTCATCCACAGACCGGCGACCTCCACGCCCTCCCCCTATTTCCGGACCTGGGCTTTACGCTGTTCCGCCGGGATCTAATCGAGGAGGCCGGCTATGACACCAGCGGCTGGGGGACGAACCCGCCGCGCTGGGAGGAGTTCGCGAACGCGGTCCGCGATGCGAGAGACCAGGCCGGCCTCGATTACGGGCTCACGACGCAGGCGGCCGCCTACGAGGGGCTCTCTTGTTGTACGTTCAACGAGGTGATGACGACCTGGGGCGGGGCGTACTACGGCGGCGTGGACAACCTGTTCACCGCCGGCGACCGCCCGATCACCGTCGACGGCGAGCGGGTCATCGACGCGATCCGGATGATGCGCGCGTTCATCGAGGGCGAAGCGGAGAACACCCTCGATCAGTATCCCCAGATCTGCCCGTCGGCGATCGTCCAGTGGACCGAGCAACAGTCCCTCGCCCCGTTTTCCGCCGGTAATGCGGTCTCGAACCGCAACTGGTCGTACGCCATCGCGGAGACGGGCACCGAGGAGGCCTTCGGCGAGAACCTCGGCGTGATGACGCGCCCGTACGCGGTCTCCCGGCAAGAGGCCCAGTATCAGGATGTCGGCGGCACCGCCGCGGCGCTCGGCGGCTGGAACCTCGCCGTGAGCCCCTTCTCGAACCGCGAGGAGGAAGCCCTGCAGGTCCTCGAGGCGTTCGCCAACGAGGAGGTCATGCTCACCGTCTTCCGGCTCGGTGGCTTTCTCCCGCCGAACCTCGATCTGGTCGCGGAGGCCGATCCGAGCGACGTCGGCCCCGTCGCGCGGTACGCCGACGTGGTACAGTCGGCCAGCGAGACGGCGATCCCGCGACCCGCGACCGACCTCTGGCCCGAGCAGTCGGCGCTGATCTTTCAGGCTGTGAACTCGGCCTATCGCGGCGCGCAGACGCCCGAAGCGGCGATGAACGATCTCGCACAGGAACTCGAGCAGAGCGAAGCGGAGGTGCAAGATGGGAACTGA
- the trmB gene encoding HTH-type sugar sensing transcriptional regulator TrmB: protein MAPDELRSTVERVGDRFNLGEYEIDAYLTVLEQGQLTASEIADHTDIPQPRVYDTVRSLSDRNLVELRESRPMKVVAIDPAEAFDDVQRSFEQMIAELEARYTAPARDTEAVSLVKSRSTILRYLEEVIDAAEFELALSLTPDLLTRFEDELRTAVEAGVSVDLIVTPASDAPDPAEFAYGEVASTARARRGITTPVVAVADGNYSVYATQDALRDDQDRYGVIFNRSALGFLVSSFFGTVLWTTADRTLGEDDTARSYPRKYASIRRCVKDLLDEGGEFYATIEGRDVEVGGQRIVRGRVLDISFEVSEEVASLTIETPEGEELSVGGRVAALEDVEAHEIHIGRDEPPALEDA, encoded by the coding sequence ATGGCACCAGACGAACTGCGCTCGACAGTCGAGCGCGTCGGTGATCGATTCAACCTCGGCGAGTACGAGATCGACGCCTACCTCACCGTCCTAGAGCAGGGGCAACTCACGGCCAGCGAGATCGCAGATCACACGGATATCCCCCAGCCGCGCGTGTACGACACCGTCCGCAGCTTGAGCGATCGCAATCTGGTCGAACTCCGCGAGTCGCGGCCGATGAAGGTCGTCGCGATCGACCCCGCGGAGGCCTTCGACGATGTACAGCGCTCCTTCGAGCAGATGATCGCCGAACTCGAGGCGCGATACACCGCGCCGGCTCGCGATACGGAGGCCGTCTCCCTCGTGAAATCGCGGTCGACGATCTTGCGGTACTTAGAGGAGGTCATCGACGCCGCGGAGTTCGAACTCGCACTGTCGTTAACCCCTGATCTCCTGACTCGCTTCGAGGACGAACTGCGCACGGCAGTCGAAGCCGGCGTGAGCGTCGACCTGATCGTGACCCCGGCGTCCGACGCCCCCGATCCGGCCGAGTTCGCCTACGGCGAGGTCGCATCGACTGCCCGCGCCCGTCGCGGAATCACCACGCCTGTCGTCGCCGTCGCCGACGGCAACTACTCGGTGTACGCGACGCAGGACGCCCTGCGCGACGATCAGGACCGATACGGTGTCATCTTCAACCGGTCGGCGCTTGGCTTCCTCGTCTCGAGTTTCTTCGGGACCGTCCTCTGGACGACCGCCGACCGCACACTCGGTGAGGACGACACGGCGCGATCGTACCCCCGGAAGTACGCCTCCATCCGCCGCTGTGTGAAAGACCTTCTCGACGAGGGCGGCGAGTTCTACGCGACCATCGAGGGCCGTGACGTTGAGGTCGGCGGCCAGCGGATCGTCCGCGGGCGCGTGCTCGACATCTCCTTCGAGGTCAGCGAGGAAGTCGCCAGCCTCACGATCGAGACCCCGGAGGGAGAGGAACTCTCGGTCGGCGGCCGCGTCGCCGCTCTAGAGGACGTCGAGGCCCACGAGATCCACATCGGACGGGACGAACCGCCCGCGCTCGAGGACGCCTGA
- a CDS encoding mechanosensitive ion channel family protein: MRGVLQANESATQSATDERIQEALPTLPGGEPIPLDVIEVALALIVLAIGWYLSKVAVRLAGRTVARRIERPSVTRTVLGWIRLTVLLWAGTVAAGIIGVGSTQILLSVTVISAVVAIVLAPLVGSLINGLYVLADRPYEIGDMIEVTDAGHRGFVEDITIRYTKIFTLQNSFIVIPNSEIHARDVINYSAEDERTRISVGFEITYESDLEAACRAAERAARSVDDVISGGPDIRIGSARYAAAPSCMIREYADHGIILDLYFWMEHPYKQVVVRSAVQRAIGERFADLDVEFAYPHRHHVFDDTSGVARLAIDDSGFERPPADAMSSSAAPTEPADSSDPGESPADPADQ, encoded by the coding sequence ATGCGCGGGGTCTTACAGGCCAACGAGAGCGCCACCCAGAGCGCGACGGACGAGCGGATTCAGGAGGCGCTTCCAACGCTCCCCGGCGGCGAACCCATCCCGCTGGACGTTATCGAGGTCGCGCTCGCGCTCATCGTTCTCGCTATCGGCTGGTATCTGTCGAAAGTCGCCGTTCGACTCGCTGGTCGCACGGTCGCCCGTCGGATCGAACGGCCGAGCGTCACGCGAACCGTCCTGGGATGGATCAGACTCACCGTCCTCCTTTGGGCCGGGACCGTCGCCGCCGGCATCATCGGCGTCGGCAGTACGCAGATCCTCCTGTCGGTGACCGTCATCTCAGCTGTCGTCGCCATCGTGCTCGCACCGCTGGTCGGGAGCCTGATCAACGGCCTCTACGTCCTCGCGGACAGGCCCTACGAGATCGGTGATATGATCGAGGTCACCGACGCCGGCCACCGCGGCTTCGTCGAGGACATCACGATCCGCTACACCAAGATCTTCACCCTCCAGAACTCCTTTATCGTCATCCCCAACTCCGAGATCCACGCGCGCGACGTGATAAATTACTCCGCAGAGGACGAGCGAACCCGGATCTCGGTCGGCTTCGAGATCACCTACGAGAGCGACCTCGAGGCGGCCTGTCGAGCCGCGGAACGCGCGGCCAGAAGCGTCGACGACGTCATCTCCGGCGGCCCGGACATACGGATCGGCAGCGCTCGCTACGCTGCGGCCCCGAGTTGCATGATCCGAGAGTACGCCGACCACGGCATCATCCTCGACCTGTACTTCTGGATGGAACACCCCTACAAGCAGGTCGTCGTCCGGTCGGCGGTCCAGCGGGCGATCGGCGAACGGTTCGCCGACCTCGACGTGGAGTTCGCCTACCCCCACCGCCACCACGTCTTCGACGACACCAGCGGCGTCGCGCGACTGGCTATCGACGACTCCGGCTTCGAACGGCCGCCCGCGGACGCCATGTCTAGCTCCGCTGCTCCCACCGAGCCTGCCGACTCGAGCGATCCGGGCGAGAGCCCCGCCGATCCGGCCGATCAGTGA
- a CDS encoding universal stress protein has translation MYDDILIPTDGSDTIAETLAHGLPIAEHNDATVHALYVVDSRVTAAAGEETSTDLERSLRDEGQQAVADVVERATAEGLETVGEVQTGTPAKTILEYADDHGIDLIVIGTRGKSPREKVTSLGSVSERVVDNASIPVFVVRNAGEVE, from the coding sequence ATGTACGACGATATTCTCATTCCCACCGACGGAAGCGACACGATCGCCGAGACGCTCGCTCACGGACTGCCGATCGCCGAGCACAACGACGCGACCGTCCACGCGCTGTACGTGGTCGACAGCCGCGTCACCGCTGCCGCCGGCGAGGAGACCAGTACCGACCTCGAGCGTTCGCTCCGCGACGAGGGCCAACAGGCGGTCGCCGACGTCGTGGAGCGAGCGACGGCCGAGGGCCTCGAGACCGTCGGCGAGGTCCAGACCGGAACGCCGGCCAAGACGATCCTCGAATACGCCGACGACCACGGAATCGACCTGATCGTCATCGGAACGCGTGGCAAGAGCCCACGCGAGAAGGTGACCTCGCTGGGCAGCGTCTCCGAGCGAGTGGTCGACAACGCCTCGATCCCGGTGTTCGTCGTCCGGAACGCGGGCGAGGTAGAGTAA
- a CDS encoding universal stress protein, whose translation MSLVVVPVRYPLTKHSRRTLEQAIEVARERDASLTVLHVDLYQNGKKVTRIDLKNAVEQAFGRLENVRYVVRTGFLVEESILDEVAAEGADAVVIGSKQASRLRRIFQRFTDNPDIDSYLRSHLDCEVITVEGAQV comes from the coding sequence ATGTCGCTGGTCGTGGTTCCCGTTCGGTACCCGTTGACGAAGCACTCGAGACGAACGCTCGAGCAAGCGATCGAGGTGGCTCGCGAGCGGGACGCGTCGCTGACAGTCCTGCACGTCGACCTCTATCAGAACGGGAAGAAAGTAACGCGAATCGACCTGAAAAACGCCGTCGAGCAGGCGTTCGGGCGGCTCGAGAACGTCCGATACGTCGTTCGAACGGGGTTTCTCGTCGAAGAGAGCATTCTGGACGAAGTCGCCGCGGAGGGGGCCGACGCGGTCGTCATCGGCAGCAAGCAGGCGAGTCGGCTGCGACGGATCTTTCAGCGATTTACCGACAACCCGGACATCGACAGCTACCTGCGGAGCCACCTCGACTGTGAGGTCATCACGGTCGAAGGCGCGCAGGTGTAG
- a CDS encoding DUF5816 domain-containing protein, which produces MQSWSTDDGDTVYISETDGDKGSKGPFLVAFESDDRERRYGWFCTNCESLDNAMDAMGRIKCNRCGNFRKPTEWDAAHE; this is translated from the coding sequence ATGCAATCCTGGTCGACCGACGACGGAGATACCGTCTACATCTCGGAGACGGACGGCGACAAGGGATCGAAGGGACCGTTTCTGGTCGCCTTCGAATCCGACGACCGCGAGCGCCGCTACGGCTGGTTCTGTACGAACTGCGAGAGTCTCGACAACGCGATGGACGCGATGGGTCGGATCAAGTGCAATCGATGTGGGAACTTCCGCAAACCGACCGAGTGGGATGCCGCTCACGAGTGA
- a CDS encoding DUF7116 family protein, which translates to MRLVEQARSIFAELGYTVEGNGPEFRAERAWKVVHVNTVLEAGELPAPSSGQFHCFVAEPDDADDLEHRLERAEPNYEWAIIVVDGEDYQVERAPPGPRVSA; encoded by the coding sequence ATGCGACTCGTCGAGCAGGCCAGGTCGATCTTCGCAGAGTTGGGCTACACCGTCGAAGGTAACGGCCCCGAGTTCCGAGCCGAACGAGCGTGGAAAGTCGTCCACGTGAACACCGTACTCGAGGCGGGCGAACTCCCCGCACCGTCGTCAGGACAGTTCCACTGTTTCGTCGCCGAACCCGACGACGCGGACGACCTCGAGCACCGACTCGAACGCGCCGAGCCGAACTACGAGTGGGCCATCATCGTCGTCGACGGTGAGGACTATCAGGTCGAACGAGCACCACCAGGACCGCGCGTGTCGGCGTAA
- a CDS encoding pyridoxal-phosphate-dependent aminotransferase family protein encodes MAQEPPAETARAPDVGELTPPDRTLMGPGPSDVNPRVLRAMSTPLVGHLDPSFIEIMDEVQELLRYAFRTDNQWTIPVSGTGSAAMEAAIGNVVEPGDTMLVPTNGYFGGRMASMAERAGGEVVEVDAPWGEPLEPDDVADALADHDPDVFGFVHAETSTGVLQPDVPELTAAAHDHDALVIADSVTSLGGVEFRVDEWDIDVAYSGPQKCLSCPPGASPLTLSDEAMEKVLSREEEPRSWYLDLSLLEGYWGDDRAYHHTAPITNVYALREALRLVAEEGIEQRWDRHERLAGALKAGVEAMGLEMNAPDEYWLPSLNAVRVPDGIDDGEVCDALIERYDLEIAGGLGDLAGEIFRIGCMGHSARPENVIYVVTALGDVLESMGADVDPGAGVTATRNALEE; translated from the coding sequence ATGGCTCAGGAACCGCCGGCCGAGACGGCTCGAGCGCCGGACGTTGGCGAACTCACACCGCCGGATCGCACGCTGATGGGACCGGGACCGAGCGACGTGAACCCGCGCGTCCTCCGGGCGATGAGCACGCCCCTCGTCGGACACCTCGACCCCTCGTTCATCGAGATCATGGACGAGGTCCAAGAGCTGCTGCGCTACGCGTTCCGGACGGACAACCAGTGGACGATCCCGGTCTCGGGGACCGGCTCGGCCGCGATGGAGGCCGCGATCGGCAACGTCGTCGAGCCCGGTGACACGATGCTCGTCCCGACGAACGGCTACTTCGGCGGCCGGATGGCTTCGATGGCCGAACGCGCGGGCGGCGAGGTCGTCGAAGTCGACGCGCCGTGGGGCGAACCGCTCGAGCCAGACGACGTGGCCGACGCGCTCGCCGACCACGACCCCGACGTCTTCGGCTTCGTCCACGCGGAGACGAGCACGGGCGTTCTCCAGCCCGACGTGCCCGAACTCACCGCCGCGGCCCACGATCACGACGCGCTCGTGATCGCCGACAGCGTCACCTCGCTGGGCGGCGTCGAGTTCCGCGTCGACGAGTGGGATATCGACGTCGCGTACTCGGGTCCGCAGAAGTGCCTCTCCTGTCCGCCGGGCGCCAGTCCCCTCACGCTGTCGGACGAGGCCATGGAGAAGGTCCTCTCGCGCGAGGAAGAGCCCCGATCGTGGTACCTCGATCTCTCCCTACTCGAGGGGTACTGGGGCGACGACCGCGCGTACCACCACACCGCGCCGATCACGAACGTCTACGCGCTCCGGGAGGCGCTACGGCTCGTCGCCGAGGAGGGCATCGAGCAGCGTTGGGACCGCCACGAGCGTCTGGCCGGCGCGCTGAAAGCCGGCGTCGAGGCGATGGGCCTCGAGATGAACGCCCCCGACGAGTACTGGCTGCCGAGTCTCAACGCCGTCCGCGTCCCCGACGGGATCGACGACGGCGAGGTCTGTGACGCCTTGATCGAGCGGTACGACCTCGAGATCGCCGGCGGTCTGGGTGATCTGGCCGGCGAGATCTTCCGGATCGGCTGCATGGGCCACTCCGCGCGACCCGAGAACGTCATCTACGTCGTGACGGCGCTGGGCGACGTGCTCGAGTCGATGGGGGCCGATGTCGATCCGGGCGCGGGCGTCACTGCGACGCGCAACGCCCTCGAAGAATAA
- a CDS encoding metal-dependent hydrolase, with amino-acid sequence MFIGHALLAFAVAALVADRRGWNAQRALLVGIVAGLFAAVPDIDVAYAVVGLGNAATGSVGVPTAFWDASRAVHRSVTHSLVVGAVAAPAFGLAAVRARSEYARHARALAGGLLAALVAVALVAGGPLAALVMGLFVVGGVAIARGTARLTTLSPPTVAVAALWGLWSHPWGDLVTGSPPDLLFPFGSPVLESRVVLHSDPTLHLLGAFAIELATIALALVAICRLTDRPILGSVDRRATVGAAYGIAALAVTPPTLEVSYHFVFSILGVGLVCGAVRTTPSPAFGRLWYSLPSAESVLETALTALAAVTIALAAYAVVYLVVVPA; translated from the coding sequence GTGTTCATTGGCCACGCCCTCCTCGCGTTCGCCGTCGCGGCGCTGGTCGCCGACCGACGCGGCTGGAACGCCCAGCGAGCGCTCCTCGTCGGCATCGTCGCCGGCCTGTTCGCCGCGGTTCCGGACATCGACGTGGCGTACGCGGTCGTCGGCCTCGGAAACGCCGCGACCGGGTCGGTCGGCGTCCCGACGGCCTTCTGGGACGCGAGCCGCGCCGTCCACCGCTCGGTCACTCACTCGCTGGTCGTCGGCGCGGTCGCGGCGCCGGCGTTCGGCCTCGCGGCCGTCCGCGCCCGAAGCGAGTACGCACGCCACGCCCGCGCGCTCGCCGGTGGACTCCTCGCGGCGCTCGTCGCCGTCGCGCTCGTCGCGGGCGGCCCGCTGGCCGCGCTCGTCATGGGGCTGTTCGTCGTCGGCGGCGTCGCCATCGCCCGCGGGACCGCCAGGCTGACGACCCTCTCGCCGCCGACGGTCGCCGTCGCGGCACTCTGGGGACTCTGGTCGCACCCGTGGGGCGACCTCGTCACCGGCTCGCCGCCCGATCTGCTCTTTCCCTTCGGCTCACCGGTCCTCGAGTCCCGCGTCGTCCTCCACTCGGACCCGACGCTGCACTTACTCGGCGCGTTCGCGATCGAACTCGCGACCATCGCGCTCGCGCTCGTGGCGATCTGCCGGCTCACCGACCGGCCGATCCTCGGCTCCGTCGACCGGCGGGCAACCGTCGGCGCTGCCTACGGAATCGCCGCGCTCGCCGTGACGCCGCCGACACTCGAGGTGTCCTACCACTTCGTCTTCTCCATCCTCGGCGTCGGGCTCGTCTGCGGCGCCGTTCGAACCACGCCCTCGCCGGCGTTCGGTCGGCTCTGGTACTCGCTGCCGTCGGCCGAGTCGGTTCTCGAGACCGCGCTGACGGCGCTGGCTGCGGTAACGATCGCGCTCGCCGCATACGCAGTCGTTTATCTAGTCGTCGTCCCCGCGTGA
- a CDS encoding M48 family metalloprotease, with protein MAARPTTLQIRMVAALLGLLLVTAALLVGVWAVFYGVLSILGVGSAIPIAVASTAVTLLSIGWLEYRQLETIERLADAHPVDRGTAPDLYGIATRVAAQLDVPVPTIAISDRDAPEALAVGFRPETVHLVLSLGTIDALDEQQLEAVVAHELAHVRNRDTMVVTFVSLPVVLASGLRSRIERVDDPGVAGVVILPLGILSNVVWVVGRTLTARFSRARERAADRAAAEATGSPAALASALERLDREIADTPTSDLREASGVSSLSVLPLEPSELEKVMLGPEGDTEPSYWWLRKRLHRLERYLFETHPPTADRIEQLAALERDR; from the coding sequence ATGGCCGCTCGACCGACCACGCTTCAGATACGGATGGTCGCTGCCCTCCTCGGACTTCTGCTCGTCACGGCTGCCTTACTCGTCGGTGTCTGGGCGGTCTTCTACGGCGTCCTCTCGATTCTCGGGGTCGGATCCGCCATTCCGATCGCGGTCGCGAGTACTGCCGTGACGCTACTGTCGATCGGCTGGCTCGAGTACAGACAGCTCGAGACGATCGAGCGACTCGCAGACGCCCACCCGGTCGATCGAGGGACGGCTCCGGACCTGTACGGGATCGCAACGCGCGTCGCCGCTCAACTGGACGTGCCCGTCCCAACGATCGCCATCTCGGATCGCGACGCACCCGAAGCGCTGGCCGTCGGGTTTCGTCCGGAAACCGTTCATCTGGTCCTCTCGCTGGGAACGATCGACGCACTCGACGAGCAGCAACTCGAGGCGGTGGTCGCACACGAACTCGCACACGTCAGGAACCGGGATACGATGGTCGTGACGTTCGTTTCGCTCCCCGTCGTTCTCGCAAGTGGACTCCGGTCGCGGATCGAACGAGTCGACGATCCGGGAGTAGCCGGGGTCGTCATCCTGCCCCTGGGGATCCTCTCGAACGTGGTGTGGGTCGTCGGGCGAACCCTCACAGCCCGATTCTCTCGAGCACGAGAGCGAGCCGCGGATCGGGCGGCCGCGGAAGCGACCGGCTCGCCCGCGGCCCTCGCCAGCGCGCTCGAGCGACTCGATCGGGAGATCGCCGACACACCCACCAGCGATCTGCGCGAGGCGTCGGGTGTCTCTTCGCTGTCCGTATTGCCGCTCGAGCCGAGCGAACTCGAGAAGGTTATGCTCGGGCCCGAAGGCGACACCGAGCCGTCCTACTGGTGGCTGCGGAAACGGCTCCACCGGCTCGAGCGCTACCTCTTCGAGACGCATCCGCCGACGGCCGACCGAATCGAGCAACTGGCGGCGCTCGAACGCGACAGATAG
- a CDS encoding dodecin: MVFKKITLIGTSPESFDAAADDAIDRAEATLENVHWIEVDELGVEIASADDREYQAEVTVAFRLEE, from the coding sequence ATGGTCTTCAAGAAGATCACCCTCATCGGCACCAGTCCCGAGAGCTTCGACGCCGCCGCAGACGACGCCATCGACCGCGCCGAAGCGACCCTCGAGAACGTCCACTGGATCGAGGTCGACGAACTCGGCGTCGAGATCGCCAGCGCCGACGACCGCGAGTACCAAGCGGAAGTCACGGTCGCTTTCCGACTCGAGGAGTAA
- a CDS encoding HesB/IscA family protein: MSTDSMDGGQADTQPEIEVTEDAAEQALALLEGEDLDVTEAGLRLFVQQGGCAGLSYGMRFDDEPDEDDTIYEHHDLRVFVDPASLKYIEGSVLDYESGLQAEGFHVENPNVVSECGCGESFRT, encoded by the coding sequence ATGAGCACGGACAGTATGGACGGTGGGCAGGCGGACACCCAGCCGGAGATCGAAGTGACCGAGGACGCCGCCGAGCAGGCGCTGGCCTTGCTCGAGGGGGAAGACCTCGACGTGACGGAAGCCGGCCTTCGACTGTTCGTCCAGCAGGGCGGCTGTGCCGGCCTCTCCTACGGGATGCGGTTCGACGACGAACCGGACGAGGACGACACGATCTACGAACACCACGACCTGCGCGTGTTCGTCGATCCGGCGAGCCTGAAGTACATCGAGGGCAGCGTCCTCGACTACGAGAGCGGGCTCCAGGCGGAAGGGTTCCACGTTGAGAATCCGAACGTCGTCAGCGAGTGTGGCTGCGGCGAATCCTTCCGAACGTAA
- the hisD gene encoding histidinol dehydrogenase has translation MTTDVRAIADLGPADRAAFFERDAGIEAVREDVRGIVDRVREEGDVAVREFTSEFDGIELGNVEITDACERAYDDDIDEEIREAIETAAANVREFHEAQLPEDWRREFGDGRTLGRRFRPLERVGVYVPGGSAAYPSSAIMGIVPAVVAGVDHVAVVTPPADELSPVTLAAIHAAGADVVYSVGGAQAIAGLAYGTETIDRVQKIVGPGNKWVTAAKAEVRGDVEIDFLAGPSEVVAIADETAPPELVAAELVAQAEHDPNASVVAVTDDEATADAVAAAVEEQASGREREGVIREALANDASGVLRARSMSEAILFTEEYAPEHLAVVADDDESIVDRIDSAGSVFLGPDTPVAAGDYASGTNHVLPTNGGARVTGGLSVETFLRSTTIQRLSSEGLADLGETITTLADAEGLEAHAESVRRRLDGDRDP, from the coding sequence ATGACAACCGACGTGCGGGCCATCGCCGACCTCGGGCCGGCCGATCGCGCGGCCTTCTTCGAGCGCGACGCCGGTATCGAGGCGGTGAGAGAGGACGTCCGCGGGATCGTCGACCGGGTTCGCGAGGAGGGCGACGTGGCCGTCCGCGAGTTCACGAGCGAGTTCGACGGCATCGAACTCGGCAACGTAGAGATCACCGACGCCTGCGAACGGGCCTACGACGACGACATCGACGAGGAGATCAGGGAGGCGATCGAGACGGCCGCGGCGAACGTCCGCGAATTCCACGAGGCCCAGCTTCCCGAAGACTGGCGGCGGGAGTTCGGCGACGGGCGCACGCTGGGACGGCGCTTTCGCCCCCTCGAGCGCGTCGGCGTCTACGTCCCCGGCGGCTCGGCGGCCTACCCCTCGAGCGCGATCATGGGGATCGTCCCGGCGGTCGTCGCGGGCGTCGACCACGTCGCGGTCGTCACGCCACCGGCCGACGAGTTGAGTCCCGTCACGCTGGCGGCGATCCACGCCGCGGGCGCGGATGTCGTCTACAGCGTCGGCGGCGCACAGGCGATCGCGGGCCTGGCCTACGGGACGGAGACGATCGACCGCGTTCAGAAGATCGTCGGCCCGGGGAACAAGTGGGTGACCGCGGCCAAGGCCGAAGTCCGCGGCGATGTCGAGATCGATTTCCTCGCGGGGCCGAGCGAAGTCGTCGCGATCGCCGACGAGACCGCCCCGCCCGAACTGGTCGCCGCAGAATTAGTCGCACAGGCCGAACACGACCCCAACGCCTCGGTCGTCGCCGTCACCGACGACGAGGCCACTGCCGACGCGGTCGCTGCGGCGGTCGAGGAACAGGCGAGCGGACGAGAACGCGAGGGCGTGATCCGCGAGGCGCTGGCAAACGACGCCAGCGGCGTGCTCCGTGCCCGGTCGATGAGCGAGGCAATTCTCTTTACCGAGGAGTACGCCCCCGAACACCTCGCGGTCGTCGCCGATGACGACGAGTCGATCGTCGACCGAATCGACAGCGCGGGCAGCGTCTTCCTCGGGCCGGACACCCCCGTCGCGGCCGGAGACTACGCCAGCGGGACGAACCACGTCCTGCCGACGAACGGCGGGGCGCGGGTGACCGGCGGGCTCTCCGTCGAGACCTTCCTCCGGTCGACGACGATCCAGCGCCTCTCGAGCGAGGGCCTCGCCGACTTAGGCGAGACGATCACGACCCTCGCCGACGCCGAGGGGCTCGAGGCCCACGCCGAGAGCGTTCGCCGCCGCCTCGACGGCGATCGAGATCCGTAG